From a region of the Rhipicephalus microplus isolate Deutch F79 chromosome X, USDA_Rmic, whole genome shotgun sequence genome:
- the LOC142775455 gene encoding serine/threonine-protein kinase VRK1-like: MDATQKGLQKILDQQGRTLLLKTAFSLDTCMSDGLEYVHSYEYTHPGVKPPSLLYVFSKNNESETYLIDSANFRVSTSQTKHKKSKEDLRKAHDGTTEFATLEDCTGAARPRRIAVGLLEYKLLKWLYCERPREGDLKNRIYATRKAH, from the coding sequence ATGGATGCGACACAAAAGGGCCTGCAGAAGATCCTTGACCAGCAGGGTAGGACACTTCTCTTGAAAACTGCCTTCAGCCTTGACACGTGCATGAGTGATGGCTTGGAGTACGTCCACAGCTACGAGTATACCCACCCAGGTGTGAAGCCGCCGAGCCTTCTGTATGTATTTAGCAAAAACAATGAAAGTGAAACATACCTAATAGACTCTGCCAATTTCCGTGTATCTACAAGTCAAACCAAACATAAGAAGTCCAAGGAAGATCTCAGGAAGGCGCACGACGGCACAACTGAGTTCGCAACTTTGGAGGACTGCACTGGTGCTGCCCGACCACGAAGAATTGCTGTGGGGCTCCTGGAGTACAAGCTTCTCAAGTGGCTTTATTGTGAACGGCCGCGGGAGGGCGACCTGAAGAACCGTATTTATGCCACAAGAAAAGCGCACTGA